The sequence GGCCGGGCGGCCCCGGCGACCCGCTGTCGGCGGCGCTGCGCCGCGCCGGCCTGGTGCGGCTGCTCGTCCTCGGCCTGCTCGACGGCGACGAGCCCGCGTACGGCAACCGCCTGATCGAGCGGATCCGCGAGCTCTCCGGCGGCCTCGTCACGGTCAACCCCAACACGATGTACCCGCTGCTGCGGACCCTCGAGGAGGAGGGGCTGGCCCAGGGCGAGTGGGAGCACCCCGTCCGCCGCTCCCGCCGCTTCTACCGCCTGACGCCCGCCGGGGCCCGGGCGCGCGAGGCGCTGCGCGGCGAGGTGCTGCCCGCCCTCGACGAGGTCGCGGAGGCCGTCGACCGGCTGCGCGCGGAGCTCGCCCCCGCCGCGCCGGACGGTCCCGGTCGATCAGCCAGTCAACCGTCCCGATAGGCTCCGCGACAGCCCGGCCGGCTGCCCCGCGCACGCCGCCGTGCGACCCCCTCGCATCCGATCTCCAGGAGCAGCAGAGCCGCCATGTCGTTCATCTTCAAGGCCGCCGTCGTCGGCGCCGGGACCATGGGCGGGCAGATCGCGCAGACGATCGCCGCCGCCGGCCTCGACGTCGTCCTCAAGGACGTCAAGCAGGAGCTCGTCGACCACGGGATCGCCGAGGCGCGGAAGGTCACCGAGCGCCAGGTCGGCAAGCTCGTGAAGAAGGGCAAGCTGGACGAGGCCCAGGCCGCCGCGCAGGTCGACGAGATCGTCGGCCGCATCCACGGCACCCTCAGCTACGACGGCTTCGGCGACGTCGACTTCGTCATCGAGGCCGTCCCCGAGAAGCTCGAGATCAAGCAGGCGGTCTTCGCCGAGCTCGACGCCGTCACCCCGGGCCACGCGATCCTCGCGTCGAACACCTCGGGCCTGATGATCTCGGACATCGCCGCCGCGACCGTCCGCCCGGACAAGGTCATCGGCTGCCACTACTTCTTCCCCGCGGCCGTCATGCCGCTGCTCGAGATCGTCGAGGGCGAGCTCACCTCCCCCGACACGGTGCAGACGGCCTACGCCTTCGCGCAGCTGACGAAGAAGCAGCCGATCGTCGTCGCGGAGTGCCCGGGCTTCGTCGTCAACCGCATCCTGGCGGCCGGGATCTCCGAGATCTTCCGCGCCCAGGAGGAGGGCGGCCTGTCGATCCAGAAGATCGACGACGGCCTGAAGGGCAAGACCCTGCCGATGGGCCCGTTCACGCTGATGAACTCCCTGGGCCTGGACCCCTCGCAGCACCTGCAGGCGCAGATGGTCGAGGAGTACGACGGCGGCGACACCTCGCCGGCGGCCCGCTTCTACGCGCACCGCCGCCAGGGCGAGCTCGTCGCGCAGGGCGACCTGGGCCTGAAGACCGGCGAGGGCTTCTACAAGGCCGACGGGTCCCCGAACGTCGAGGGCGACGCCGACCCGGACGTCGACGCGATCGCCAACCTGGCCCACCTGGCGCAGGTGCGCGAGGCCGCGCTGCTGATCGAGGAGGGCGTCTGCGGCCACCGCGACGTCGACCTGGGCATGGCCGCCGGCACCGGTCTGGATCCGCGCCGCGGCATCCTGCCCCCGCTGGTGAAGGCCGACGTCGACGGCCTCGACACGATCCTCGAGCGCTTCGAGGCCGCGGCCGAGGAGCACGGCGAGCGGTTCGAGGCGCCGGTGCTGCTGCGCCGGCTGGTCGCGCAGGGCCGTCTGGGCGCGAAGAGCGGCCAGGGCTTCTACACGTACCCGCAGTACGACGACGAGCAGCCGGCGGAGAAGGTCAAGCTCGAGACGCGCGGCGACGCCGTCATCGCGTGGCTCGACAACCCGCCGATGAACTCGATCTCGCCCCAGGTCGTCGCCGACCTGAAGACGGTCTGGCAGCACCTCGAGGCGAAGGGCGCCCGCGCCGTCGTCTTCGCGTCCGCCTCGCCGATGTCCGCCGTCTTCTCGGCCGGCGCCGACATCAAGGCGTTCACGACGATGGACGCGTCGGGCGGCAAGGGCCTCATGGACGACGCGCACGCCGTGTTCCGCGAGTTCGGCCGCTCGAGCATCGTGACGATCGCCGCGGTGAACTCGATCGCGTTCGGCGGCGGCTCCGAGCTGGCCCTGGCGACCGACATCCGCATCGCCGCGCGCTCCGCCGTCTTCGGCCAGCCCGAGGTCAAGCTCGGCCTGATCCCGGGCTTCGGCGGCACGCAGCGCCTGCGGCGCCTCGTCGGCGACGCGAAGGCCCTCGAGCTCAACCTCGTCGGCGATCCGATCCTGGCGGACGAGGCCTACGCGCACGGGCTCGTCAACGCGGTCGTGGACGACCACGAGCTGATCGACGTCGCCCTGAACTGGGCGCGCCGGCTCGCCGGCCAGGCCCCGCTCGCCGTCGGCAAGATCAAGCAGGTCAGCACGGTCGCCGACCTGGACGAGGGCATCGAGGCCGAGAAGGACGGCTTCGCCGAGATCTTCGGCTCCGAGGACGCCAAGGAGGGCATCTCGGCCTTCCTCGGCAAGCGCGACGCCCGCTGGCAGGGCAAGTAGCCTCTGGTCCGTCCCGTCCGGCGCCGACGCCGGACGGGACGGAGCTCCATGACCGACGCCGCCACCGACCCCGCCGCCCTCGACCGCCTCGCCGCCCTCGTGCGCGACGCGGGCTCGGTCGTCGCGCTGACGGGGGCCGGCATCTCGGTGCCCTCGGGCATCCCCGACTTCCGCACCCCCGGCACGGGGCTGTGGGCGAACGTGGACCCGATGGAGGTCGCGCACGTCGACGTCTGGCGCCGCGACCCGCAGCGCTTCTGGGCCTTCTACGGCGACCGCTTCGCGCGCTACGGCGGCCTGGCGCCCAACCGCGCGCACGACGCGCTGGTCGAGCTGGGGGCCCGCGGGCACCTCGACGTGGTGCTCACCCAGAACATCGACGGCCTGCACCAGCGGGCCGGCTTCCCCGACGTCGTCGAGCTGCACGGCAGCATCGCGGGGGCGCACTGCCCCGCGTGCGGCGAGCGCACGCCGCTCGGCCGGGTGCTGCGGCTGATCGAGGAGGCCACGGACGGCGTGCCGCGCTGCCCCGCGTGCGGGGGCGTGCTGAAGCCGGACGTCGTCCTCTTCGGCGACCTGCTGCCCGAGGCGGCGATCCGCCGCGCCGAGGAGCTGGCGCGCGGCGCCGACCTGCTGCTCTGCATCGGCAGCTCGCTCGAGGTCTGGCCCGTGTCCGACCTGCCGGCCACGACGTTGCGGCGCGGCGGGCAGCTCGCCGTGGTGACGATCGGGGACACCCCGTACGACGACGCGGCGGCCGTGCGGCTGCGCGGCGACGTGGTGGACGAGCTCGAGGGCCTGGTCGCGGCCCTCAACCGCCTCGGCGACTGACGGGACGCGAGCCGTGCGGGCCGCGGCGGGGCCGGGCGCCCGGCCCTAGCGCGGGGCGTCCCGCCGCGGCGGCAGCGCCGCCCGCTCCCCGACGCGCCGCCCGCCGGCCCGGCGGCCCAGCGCCACGAAGAGCGTGCCCAACACGACCCGCACGTCCTCGAGCTGCGCGTCGTCGAGGCCGCCCCGCACCGCCGCGGCCGCGGCGGCCGCGACCGCGGGGCGGGCGTCCCGCAGGGCGTCGAGGGCCTCGTCCAGGTGCGGGGCGTCGCGCCACGGCTCCAGCTCGGCGATCGCGGCCTCGAGCGCCATCCGCAGGCCGAGCGCCGCCTCGCGCGTGCGGCCGTCGGCCAGGTCGCGGCGGGCGGCGAGCGCCAGCACCTCGCCGGCGAGCGCCGCGTCGCGCCCGCTGAGCAGGTCGGCGAGCCGCTCGTCGGCCTCGATGCCGCGACCGCTGCGGCGGACGCGCTCGGGGGCCTGGGCGGGCACCTCGACCGGGCGCGCGGCAGTCCAGCGGCCGTAGGCGCCCTCCTCGCCGGTGCCGTAGGCGAGGGTCGCCCGGACGAGGTCCCGGCCGCGCAGCGGCCGCGGGTCGGGCTCGGCGGCGGCGACGCGGTGCAGGTGCAGCAGCCGCCGCAGCGTGGCGAGCGCGGCGTGCAGCTCGTCGGCGCCGTTCGCCGCGGCCAGCCAGCGGTCCGGGTCGTCGGCGTCGAGCGGATCGGCGTCGACGACGGTCAGGCGCGCGACCGGGACCAGCCCGTCGTCGTCGCCGGGACGGCTGCGGCGCCCGAAGCGCCGCCGCGGCCGCTCCGTCGTCTCGACGACGACGACGGCCTCGGGCCGGTTGGCGTGGCCGCGGACGGTCCAGCGGCCCTCGCGCAGGTCGACCTCGCCGGCGACCTCGACCTGGACGATCCGGAAGAGCGGGCCGGGCGGCAGCGCGCCGGGACGGGCGGCCACCGCGTCAGTCGCCCGTGCGGGCCCGGTCCTGCGCCTTCGGCGTGCGGACGGCGTACTTCGACGGCGTCTCCAGGACGGTGGGGTTGTCGATGTCGCCGATCCGGTCGATCAGCTTAATCCACTGCCCCGGCTTGAGGATCTGGGCGACCTGCTCGCCGAGCTCGGCGTCGCCGCGCACCGAGGGACGGAAGCCGACGTGGATGTGGTCCGCGTGGTCCGGCAGGTACATCGTGTTGTCGGCGCCCGCGAAGGTCATCAGCGAGATGATCTGGTGCGGCTTCATCGTGCCCTGCAGGCCGAGCAGCAGGCGGATCGTCTGCTCGGTGATGGAGCCCGGGCCCTGCGTCTCCTTCGTGATCGTGATGCCGTTCACGGAGGAGATGTCGACGGCGTTGCCGGAGTCGTGCTCGGAGACGTTGCCCGCGCTCGTGATGGCGCCGGGGCGCCGCAGCGACGAGACGCCGATCCGCAGCCCGTTGGCCGTCAGGTACTCCAGGGTGGCGAGCACGCGCCGGTCGACGGCGCCGGCGCGGATCTGCTGCCGGCCGGCCGCGTAGACGTCCAGGTTGGGGTCGGCGAGGACCCGCGCCTGCAGCTGCGCCTTGCTCATGAGCAGGATCTGGCCGGCCGACGCGCCCTCGCCGGCGCGGAACAGCGGCGTGGTGTCCTTCGCGCGCAGCACCGCGGTCGTCTCGAGCAGCTTCCAGCCGTCGAGGATCGGCTTGGGGTCGACGCGCGGCGAGCCCTTGCCCGCCGGGCGGATCTCGAAGCGCACGTGCGGCTTCGCGTCGCTGTCGCCCGAGGGCCGGCCGATGCGGCCGAGGACGGTGCCGGCCATGACCCGCGAGCCCTTGCGCAGCGTCTCCAGGCGCACGTCGGCGGCGGTCAGGCCGCCCGGGATCGTGGCGAGGTAGCTCGAGTACGAGCCGTGGTCCTCCGGCTCCGCCGCGGGCTGCTCGTCGCCGTCCTGCAGCCGCACGTTCGGGCGCAGGGGGTTGGCGTACACGCGGCCCTCCGCGGCGGCGTCGCCGCTGTCCGTCGCGACGGGGCCCTGGCGGGGGGCCTGCGCGTCCGGGGTCGGGGCCCGCTTCGCCGTCGCGTCGGGCGCGCCGCCGCTGCGCGGCTGCTCGCCGGCCGTGGCGGCCGCCGTGGGGGCGGGGTCCTTCGCGTCGCCCTCGTCCTCGGCGCTCGCCGCGCCGGCGGCGTCCTCGTCCTTGGCGACGGGGTGCAGACGGGCCAGCCGGCCGAGTCCGGCGTACGTGTAGGTGTTGCCGTAGACGTCGCGCAGGCGGACGTAGCGGCCGAGCGCCGCGTTCTCGCCGAGCCCGACGACCGTGCCGTCCTGGACGGCGACGGCGGGGGATCCGGCGGGCGCCTCGACGTCGATCTCGCGGCGGTCGGCGGACTCGACCGCCTTCGCGGCGTTGCGACCCGTCGCGGTCGTCGTGCGGGCCTTGCGGTTGGTGTCGTCGCCGGCGTAGGAGGCCTCGTCCGAGGCCACCGGGAACAGGCCCTGCGTCAGCCCGGTGAGGCTGCCGACGAGGTCCTCGGGCAGCCCGCTCACCACGCGGGCGCGCATCAGGACGGAGTCGACGTACCAGTCCGCGTGGTTGTAGGCGAAGATCGCGCGGCGGATGTCGTCCTGCGCGCCGGCGGCCTTCAGGTACCGCGCGGCGGCGAAGATCGCGTCGACGGGGTTGTACGGGTCGGCCTTGCCGTCGCCGTTCGCGTCGACCCCGTACTGCTTCCACGTCGCGGGCATGAACTGCATCCAGCCGAGCGCGCCGGCGGACGAGACGTTCAGGTTGCGCCCATAGTCCGTCTCGATCTCGTTGATCGCGGCGAGGATCTCCCAGCGCACGCCGTACTGGATGCCCGCGGCCTGGTAGATCGGCAGCAGGAACGGCGGGATGCGGAACTTGTCGATGAAGTAGTTGGGCACGCCGACGGGGGCGGCGGCCAGCGGGTCCGCCGGCGTCGTGCCGGCGTCCGGCGCGGTCTCGGTGGTCGCGGTCCCCTGCGGGGTGGCCGGGGTCGCCTGCTCCGTCGCGGTCCGCGTGACCTTGCGTCCGTCCGTGCGGTCGCGTCGCGCCTTCCGCTCCGCGGCGGCCTCCCGCTTCTTCCGTGCGGCCTCGGCCTTCTTGCGCTTCGCGGCCTTGTCGGCCTTCGCGTCGTCCTCGTCCTCGTCGCCGGCGGACGGCGTCGGAGCGGTCGAGGTGGTCGTCCCCGCCGGCGGGGCGGCGGGCGTCGCGCCCGGCGTGGTGGCGGGCGGTGCGGGCGCGGCAGGCGCGGCGTCGGTGGTGGTCGGCGTCGCCGGGGCGGCGTCCGTCGTCGCGGCGGGGGCCGAGGCCTCGCGCACGCGGATGACCGTGCCGCCCAGGTCCGGCAGCGGGATCTGGTCGAGGGGCGTGTTGACGGGGACGTCGACGGTGATCTGCAGGACGCGCCCGCCGGCGAGGGTGACCTCGAGCGTCCGCGCCTGGGCGCCCGCCTGGACGGTCGCGCCGAAGCCGGCGGCCATCGCGCCCGCGGCGGACAGTCCGACGAGCAGCTTCCGTGTCGACAGCGTCATAGGTCTCCGTGGTCTCCTCGTGGGTACACGGCGCACGGCCATGTCCCAGCCCCGGGCCGCACCCTACCACGGGTATCGGCCGCTCCGGGCCGGTTCTGAACCCGTGCACGACGCCTGTCGGGCATGGGCTAGGGTGCGCCCACGCGGCCCCGCCCGGGCCCGCGAGCACCGACGCCGGAGGCAGCCCGCATGACCGACGACCCGTCCACCCCGTCGAAGGACCTTCGCGATCGCGTGCGCGGCGCGAGCGAGGACACGATCGGCAAGCTCGCGCAGGAGCTGCTGAGCAACCCGCTCGTCACGGGCGCGGTCCAGCGCGCGATGGACGTCCGCGAGCGGGCCACCCAGGCGCAGGAGGCGACGTTCGGCGCGCTCAACCTGCCGACGGCCGCCGACGTGGAGCGGCTGACGCGGCGCGTCCGCAACGTCGCCCAGCGGCTCGAGTCGATCGAGGACGCGGTGGACCGGCTCGACGAGCGGCTCTCCTCGCTGGCCTCGGGCGGCGACGACCGGGCCCACGCGGAGATCGTGCGTCGGCTCGAGGAGATCCAGGCGGCCGTCGGCGAGCTCAAGGACGGCGCGGGCACGAAGACGGGCGACTAGCCGAGCGCGGTCGCCGCGAGCGCGCCGACCGCCCGCCACCACGCGGCGCGCTCCTCGTCCGCCTCGGCGGCGGGCGGGAACGCGAGCACCGCCGCGGCCGGCACGCCCAGGCGGGCCGCCGCGGCCAGGAAGGGCGCGGTGCTGCGGTCGACGGCGACGGCGTCCGTCGCCCCGGCAGGCTCCGGGCCGCCGTCCTGGGGGAGCAGATCCACGCTCACCACGG comes from Patulibacter sp. SYSU D01012 and encodes:
- a CDS encoding PadR family transcriptional regulator, with translation MAGDGPTRARRDQARRAAREAAREAVPDAPSAPRGGRPGGPGDPLSAALRRAGLVRLLVLGLLDGDEPAYGNRLIERIRELSGGLVTVNPNTMYPLLRTLEEEGLAQGEWEHPVRRSRRFYRLTPAGARAREALRGEVLPALDEVAEAVDRLRAELAPAAPDGPGRSASQPSR
- a CDS encoding 3-hydroxyacyl-CoA dehydrogenase NAD-binding domain-containing protein, with product MSFIFKAAVVGAGTMGGQIAQTIAAAGLDVVLKDVKQELVDHGIAEARKVTERQVGKLVKKGKLDEAQAAAQVDEIVGRIHGTLSYDGFGDVDFVIEAVPEKLEIKQAVFAELDAVTPGHAILASNTSGLMISDIAAATVRPDKVIGCHYFFPAAVMPLLEIVEGELTSPDTVQTAYAFAQLTKKQPIVVAECPGFVVNRILAAGISEIFRAQEEGGLSIQKIDDGLKGKTLPMGPFTLMNSLGLDPSQHLQAQMVEEYDGGDTSPAARFYAHRRQGELVAQGDLGLKTGEGFYKADGSPNVEGDADPDVDAIANLAHLAQVREAALLIEEGVCGHRDVDLGMAAGTGLDPRRGILPPLVKADVDGLDTILERFEAAAEEHGERFEAPVLLRRLVAQGRLGAKSGQGFYTYPQYDDEQPAEKVKLETRGDAVIAWLDNPPMNSISPQVVADLKTVWQHLEAKGARAVVFASASPMSAVFSAGADIKAFTTMDASGGKGLMDDAHAVFREFGRSSIVTIAAVNSIAFGGGSELALATDIRIAARSAVFGQPEVKLGLIPGFGGTQRLRRLVGDAKALELNLVGDPILADEAYAHGLVNAVVDDHELIDVALNWARRLAGQAPLAVGKIKQVSTVADLDEGIEAEKDGFAEIFGSEDAKEGISAFLGKRDARWQGK
- a CDS encoding NAD-dependent deacylase — its product is MTDAATDPAALDRLAALVRDAGSVVALTGAGISVPSGIPDFRTPGTGLWANVDPMEVAHVDVWRRDPQRFWAFYGDRFARYGGLAPNRAHDALVELGARGHLDVVLTQNIDGLHQRAGFPDVVELHGSIAGAHCPACGERTPLGRVLRLIEEATDGVPRCPACGGVLKPDVVLFGDLLPEAAIRRAEELARGADLLLCIGSSLEVWPVSDLPATTLRRGGQLAVVTIGDTPYDDAAAVRLRGDVVDELEGLVAALNRLGD
- a CDS encoding lytic murein transglycosylase is translated as MTLSTRKLLVGLSAAGAMAAGFGATVQAGAQARTLEVTLAGGRVLQITVDVPVNTPLDQIPLPDLGGTVIRVREASAPAATTDAAPATPTTTDAAPAAPAPPATTPGATPAAPPAGTTTSTAPTPSAGDEDEDDAKADKAAKRKKAEAARKKREAAAERKARRDRTDGRKVTRTATEQATPATPQGTATTETAPDAGTTPADPLAAAPVGVPNYFIDKFRIPPFLLPIYQAAGIQYGVRWEILAAINEIETDYGRNLNVSSAGALGWMQFMPATWKQYGVDANGDGKADPYNPVDAIFAAARYLKAAGAQDDIRRAIFAYNHADWYVDSVLMRARVVSGLPEDLVGSLTGLTQGLFPVASDEASYAGDDTNRKARTTTATGRNAAKAVESADRREIDVEAPAGSPAVAVQDGTVVGLGENAALGRYVRLRDVYGNTYTYAGLGRLARLHPVAKDEDAAGAASAEDEGDAKDPAPTAAATAGEQPRSGGAPDATAKRAPTPDAQAPRQGPVATDSGDAAAEGRVYANPLRPNVRLQDGDEQPAAEPEDHGSYSSYLATIPGGLTAADVRLETLRKGSRVMAGTVLGRIGRPSGDSDAKPHVRFEIRPAGKGSPRVDPKPILDGWKLLETTAVLRAKDTTPLFRAGEGASAGQILLMSKAQLQARVLADPNLDVYAAGRQQIRAGAVDRRVLATLEYLTANGLRIGVSSLRRPGAITSAGNVSEHDSGNAVDISSVNGITITKETQGPGSITEQTIRLLLGLQGTMKPHQIISLMTFAGADNTMYLPDHADHIHVGFRPSVRGDAELGEQVAQILKPGQWIKLIDRIGDIDNPTVLETPSKYAVRTPKAQDRARTGD